The sequence tactaatttacacaatatctcctctaatacattttcaacattattatagacagctgatggaggacaatatagacatacaacaatgaattgctccagttccacACAGGAGATTTCAATAGTTAGTTCTACAGAGAGGCTGATAAtatcctttctttctttgcatttaagttttttacttattaggaTTAATGAGCCACCATGAATTGCATTTTCTCTGCAAAACACACTACCAACCCTgtggttacaaaaattaaacaaaacttcatatttttttagccaGTGCTCTGTTATGCACAAAAAGTCTATTTTTTGACTATTCAAGAATAGTTCAAACAACAACCGTCGAAATGTTTCCATCTATGATCATATATGTATAGTATAGAAGTATAGTTTAATTCTGATTCTTATaaaacatgaaacagataaCCTTTATTAACTTTGCATTCCATTTTACGCAGTCGTCTTTTTCATAATCATGTTACACGAGTAATACCGCGAGAATTTATcgcgtaaataaattttaaaactcaCCCGTATAGGTTTATTGGTAGGTGAGGAATAAAAGAAAGATTTGATCCTCTTGAAGAATGGCATGGCATTGTATTCAAAGTCTTCGTGATGGGCAAGAACTACTCTATCAGCTACATTTCCGACCACCAAATGCGTGCAATTCACGAAACACACCCCCGACACGATTAAAACCAATAACCCTAGCAACctcattataaataacaatgaaaaataatgaatCGATGTTTCTTCCAACGCGTAATATTTGCTTCTAGTGATTTAAGGTCACGTTATCAAGAGGGCAAGATGTGACTG is a genomic window of Pieris napi chromosome 13, ilPieNapi1.2, whole genome shotgun sequence containing:
- the LOC125055204 gene encoding uncharacterized protein LOC125055204, which codes for MRLLGLLVLIVSGVCFVNCTHLVVGNVADRVVLAHHEDFEYNAMPFFKRIKSFFYSSPTNKPIRGIQALDNDHSKASVNITAGGIGYPFVNLRIKSERGSRLSYDIGIYVSPDFI